The genomic stretch GAGTGGCGAAAGTGGAAAACAAGGCGATGCACCGGAACAGGACGGTTCTGCGGAAGGCGACGCTGGCGAAGGGATGAGCGATTCGTCCAATGATAAATCCGGTGATGGATCAAGCGGAGAAGCCGGTGGCGATCAAGCTGGTGATTCAAATCCTGAGTCCGGCGAACCCGGCAGGGAAGCGGGTGAGGAGGCCAACGACGGAAAATCGGGTGGCGGCGAACCCAAGCCTTCGTCGGCCGGCGGCGCGGCACAACCTCAAGGCGACGCCGCTGTGGATAGCGGTAAACCGGGCAGTGAGGCGATGCCGGGCACGGGGTCCGGCGGTGATGGAAAAGGGGAGGATGGCGATGCGACTCTACCGCCCGATCCGATCAACACCGACTATGCCAAAAAGGCGACAGACTTGGTGCTGGACTACTTGGAACAGACCCGAGATCGGCCAGACGCCGACCTGCTGAAGCGTTTGAATTGGACCGAAGCCGACTTGCAACATTTCCGCGATCGATGGAAAGACGTTCGCGACATGGATCCCGCAGGCCAACGCGATGGGGCGACCGGTCGAGAGCTGGAAGAGTCTCTGCGAAGCCTGGGGCTACGGCAACCGTCGACCGATCGTGGGGCCACAACCAAGGACCAAGCCGACACGATGCGAGGCATTCGCGACTCGGGAAATCGTAAGCCGCCACCGGCTGCGTACCGCGACGCTTTTGACGCATTCCGTCGGTCGATGGGATCGCAAAAGTAGGTTAGGTTAAACGGAATAGCGACCCTTCCTTTGCCCACCGGAATCCATCGATGACCCGTACCGTGTTTCGAAACGCCGAAGTCGTTTTTCCTGATGCCGTCCGAACTGCAACCATCGTGGTCGAAGATGGACGCATCGTCGACGTCGCCGGCACACCCAACATCCAAGCTGATGAAGTGATCGATTGTTCGGGGTTGCATTTGATGCCCGGCGTGATCGATGACCAAGTTCACTTCCGCGAGCCCGGTCTGACTCACAAAGAAGACCTCGAAACCGCTTCGCGAGCCTGCGCGGCCGGCGGCGTGACTTCGTTCTTGGAAATGCCCAACACCAAACCGCCTGCGGTGACCGTCGAGGGCGTGCGAGCCAAGGATGCGATCGCCGCCACCAAATCGCGTGTCAACTATGGCTTCTATATCGGTGCAACGCCGGACAATGTGGAACAGTTGAAAGCGGCAACGGAAGTTCCCGGCATCAAGATCTTCATCGGCAGCAGCACAGGCAATCTGTTGGTCGATGATCAAGCGGCGCTCGAACGTATCTTCGGCGAAACGACGTTGCCGATTTGCGCGCACTGTGAAGACGAAACCACGGTGCAAGCGAACGCGGCCCGGTTGGCGGGTACTCACAATATCGCGGACCATTCGCGAATTCGTGATGAAGCGGCCGCCATGATCGCAACTCGACGGGCGACGGATTTGGCGCGACGGCACAAGCACCGCTTTCACGTGTTGCACGTTTCGACCGCGGCCGAGTTGTCGATCTTGGCCGACCCATCGCCCAATTTGACGGCCGAAATTTGTTTGCACCACATCTTCTTCAACGTCGACGACTATCCGCGTTTGGGCAGCCGGATCCAAATGAATCCGTCGATCAAGACCAAGGCCGACAACGACGGGCTTTGGCAAGCGCTGCTGGACGGAACGATTCAGGTCATCGCGACCGATCACGCGCCCCACACGTTGGAAGAAAAGGCACAGCCTTACCCCGACAGCCCCTCGGGGTTGCCCGCCGTGGAAAACTCGTTGGCGCTGATGTTGAACCGAGTGGCGTCCGGCGCTTGCACCATCAACCAAGTGGCATCATGGATGTGTGACGCGCCGGCCCGTGTCTGGGGCATCGTCGGCAAAGGCCGCATCGAAACCGGTTATGACGCTGACTTGGTTCTGGTCGATTTGAAAAAACAGCGAACGATTCGCGATGAAGAACAACACACCAAAACAAAATGGAGTCCCTGGCATGGCGAAACGTTGACCGGGTGGCCGGTGGCAACGTACGTCGGCGGAGTCGTCGCGTGGAGTGATCAAGCCGGCTTCGACGAAACGTTCCGCGGCGCCAAACTTAAGTTCGACCATTCCCGTGGCGGTTTTTGGAACACGATGAACGGGATCGGTCCGGCTGAATAAGTGTTGACGTTACCAACGCACCGATTGACTACACTATTTGCTTCCCCACAAATCTCCCTCTCGAGTTTCCCTGCCATGAAGATTCTGTTGACGCTATCGCTATTGAACTGTTTGATCTTCGGTGCCACGGCGTGTGCTCAGGAGACCGCAACGGCCCAATCCGCCGACACCGTCGTGCTGTATGCCGGTGGAGATCTTGCTGGTTGGGTCGGTCGCGATGACCTGTGGTCGGCCGAGGATGGGCAAATCGTCGGCCGTACCACCGACGAGAAACCGATCGATGGAAACACGTTCCTGATTTACGAAAAGGAAGAGTTCGGCAACTTCGAACTGACCGCCGAGTTCAAAATCGAAGGCGGCAACTCGGGCATCCAGTACCGCAGTCGCGTCATCGACGAGGACAAGTTTGTCGTGTCGGGATACCAAGCCGACATTGACGACGCGAATAAGTTCGCGGGCATTCTGTATGAAGAAAAGGCGCGAGGGATTTTGGCGCTGCGTGGCGAAACGGTGACGATCGGCGCCGACGGCGAAAAGACGAAGGTTCGTTTCGGCGATGCCGAAAAACTTGGCAACGGAATCCACCCCGGCAAGTGGAACGACTTCCGCGTCGTTGCCGCTGGAAACCATCTTCAACACTTCATCAACGGTGCCATGACCAGCGAAGTGATCGACGAGCAATCCGATAAAGCGGCCAAGTCGGGCATCATCGCGTTGCAGTTGCATAAAGGCCCGGCGATGACGGTTCGTTTCAAAAACATCAAGATTCGCAAGCTCTAACCCGCTGGTGGAACGGCCCGCCATCGCATCTTCCTTTACTGGCATCTAACATGATGTCAGGAGAACAACGTGGCAAAATCGATTTGGCCTAGCGACGACCGTACTGAAACCCTGCTGGAATCCGCACGCCAGGGTGACGTCAACGCCGTCAATACACTACTTGAGCGACATCGGGCACCGATTCGTCGGTTGGTCGAAATGCGCCTGGACCGCAAGGTCCAACGCCGTGTCGACGTGAGCGACGTGGTCCAAGACGTGATGATCGAGGCCAACAATCGTTTGGAAAAGTATCTCGACGACCCCGTCATGGCTTTTCACTTGTGGCTGCGGCAAATCGCGTGGGATCGAATCATCGACACGTACCGTCGACACCGGGTCAGCGCCAAACGGAACATGGATCGCGAACAACCGATGTCGGTTCCGGCCGGTGCAGATCATTCGACGATGGAGCTTGCGATCCAACTTTGCGACCCCGCGCTGACGCCCGCGGCGGCGGCGACCCAGCGAGAGATTACCGGCCAGGTCGAAGCCGTGATCGAGCAGTTGCCCGATCAAGATCGCGAGATCATTTTGATGCGGCACTACGAACATTTAACGAATTTGGAAATCGCCCAGGTCTTGAACCTGAATCCGCCCGCGGCCAGCATGCGATATCTGCGTGCCGTTCGGCGACTTCGCGAATTGTTGGAAGAACAGCAGATCAATCCTGCGGATGACGAGAGTGACGCGTGAGTGATGATCGCGATCAGCGGCTAGCCGATATCTTGTCGGAAGTCACCGATGCGATCTGTCGCGGCGAGATCATCGATATCCAGAAAGTCTACGTCGAACACCCGGATCTATCGGGCGAACTGAAGCGTTTGCTCGGCGCTGTGTTGGTGACCGACACGGCCGGCTCGGCTCGCGACGAGGGCATCGTCGACGACTCGGCGGCATCACAGCGGTGGCGAAGTTTGCAATTGCCAACCACGGTCGGCGACTATGAACTGATCGAAGAACTCGGACGGGGTGGCATGGGTGTCGTCTTTCGCGCGCGACAAATCAGCCTCAATCGCGAAGTCGCGGTGAAGATGATCCTGCGCGGGCGGTTGGCCAGCGAATCCGACTTGAATCGTTTCATGGCGGAAGCGTCGGCCACGGCAAAGTTAGAACACAGCGGGATCGTGCCGGTCTATGAAGTCGGCGACGTCGATGGTCGACCGTTCTTCAGCATGCAGTTGGTCGACGGCGCCACGTTGGCCGAGCTGGTCGCCGACGGACCGTTGCCCCAACGGCGAGCCGCTCAGATTGTCGCCGAGATCGCCCGGGCGATCGGATTCGCACATCGCCACGGCGTGTTGCATCGCGACTTAAAGCCCAGCAATATTTTGATCACGGGCGACGGCACGGCGATGGTGACGGACTTCGGTTTGGCCAAGCAGATCACCGATAGCGACGAACTGACTCGCAGCGGAATGTTGTTGGGTACGCCTGCCTATATGTCACCCGAGCAAGCGAGCGGACGCCGCGGGTTGATGGGGCCGGCCAGCGACGTGTACAGCCTCGGTTGCGTGCTGTATTTCGCGCTGACCGGACGTCCGCCGTTCGTTGCCGAGTCGCCAATGGAGTTGGTGATGTTGGTGATCGAGCAAGAACCGGCGCCGCCGCGAGCGATTCGGCCCAATTTGGATCGCGACTTGGAAATGATCGCGATTCGGTGTCTGCAAAAACCGATTGACCTGCGATACGAGTCGGCCGATGCGCTGGCAAATGACCTGGACGCCTACCTTGCCGACGAAAAAGTGGCCGCCCGCAGCGGTCGGTTCGGCCAGGTCGTCGCACGTCTGTTTCGCGAAACCCATCATGCAGCCGTCTTAGAAAACTGGGGCATCTTGTGGATTTGGCATTCGATCGTGTTGTTGGTCGCGTGCATGTTGACATGGCAATTGGACTACAACGGCATCGAACAACGTTGGATCTATGCGGCAGTTTGGACCGTCGGTTTGGGTGCCTGGGCGACCGTGTTTTGGTCGATGCGACAACGGATGGGGCCGGTCACGTTCATCGAACGCCAAGTCGCGCACGTGTGGGGTGCCAGCATGATCGCGATCGGTTTGCTGTTCCCGCTGGAATGGTGGCTGAAGATGCCCGTGCTCAGTTTATCGCCGATGCTTGGTATCGTCAGCGCGATGGTCTTCATCGTGAAGGCGGGGATGTTCAACGGCACCTTTTACTTGCAGGCAGCGGCGCTGTTGGCAGTATCGGCCTTGATGGCGCTGCAGCCCGGGTTTGCGCACTTTTGGTTCGGATTGGTCGCCTGGGCATGCTTCTTTGTTCCGGGTTACAAGTACGCACGTCGTCGACGTTCGTATCGGGAACGATGATGCGTTTGTTCGCAACGGGTCGGCCGATTTTGCGAGCCGCCGGCGCGTCAGCGGTCGGGTCTGTTGGCGCTACTTGCGTCCTTCGGCTCATTCCTAGACTTTCGCAGGCTGCTTAGCTGGACAGCGCTACTTTGGATTAGCCGTTTTGGCGTTAGCCACGGTTTTTGCGATAAGAACCGTGGCTAACGCCAAAACGGCTAATGCGTTCGCAAACGCCGCAAATCACGAGACAATCCATCCGAAGTGGCGCTGTCTAGTTAGGATCGAGCGGGAAATAATAGTCGCCTTTCGCTCCGCAAAAGTTGCGTAAAGCGTTGCTTTCGCGGAGCGAAAGACGACACTAAAAAACCGCTCGGTCCTTACTCGGACTTCGAGTCGACGAACGACTCCGGTGCAACCGATCGACCGGCGGCCTTGATGTGGCTTCGCAGTTCTTTCGGCGTTAGACATCGATCGTAGATCGCGACTTCGTCAATCTGGCCGACGAAGCGACGTTCGGCTCGGGATAGATAAAGTTGGCCAATCACAATCTGCATGTTGTTTTCTAGCACGCTGGCATCGGAATGCTGCGCGGTCAAAACCCCGTCTAGCCAAACTGAAATCCGATCCCCTTTCTTGACCGCTGCAACGTGCTGCCAAACGCGAACTTGGTAGGGTCGGTCCGCGACGACGTTGCTGCCTTCAAGAACGACTCCCGATGCGGGTGTCCGATGGACAAATCGAAGGGTGTTGGGGCGAAGACCTTCTAGATCATTTTTCCAGTGCTGCGCTAGCGTTTCTAGGATCACCGAGTGAGGGTATCGCCCATCATCTTCTCGAAGCTGTTCGTGCATGCAAAGCAGTTCGCCGTGATGAAAGAGTTCCGGCTTCACCCACATTTCGATGGTGTATTCATCCAGCGGTTTGGGCGGCCAAAGGCCCGTGCTGCGAAAACCGGACGAGCTCCCCAGTCGTCCCAGTTCACACACTTGATTGTTGCCGTACTGACGCCAGCCCGGTTCACCGATCAATGCCGCGTCCATGTTCGCGGCGCTGCCCTCGTTCGCGACATGATACGGCGATTCACCGCTGAGCCCTTCAAACCGCCAGTAAACGCTCGGTTTGGACTCGCGTACGACTTGAGCGTATTGGTCACTCAACCTCAGCGGGTCAAATGCAGAGGAGCGAGCCGACACGAAGCTGGACATCGACGCTTCAAACATGACGGCAAGGTGGTCACCGTTGGGCTGAGACGAAAAGCGAACGGCTTCGCCATCCACCAAGCAAAGTTCGCTAAAGGCCGCCATGGTAGCGGGCCTCACCAATGCACGGCCCGAGAAAACGTGCAGCTCACTTTGCATGCCGTTGGAAACCAGCCCGATCGAACTGAGGCCATCGATGGAGACTTCGCCGATCGGGCCATCGACCATCACGTTCCCGCTGCCGGTCCCAAGCGATTTCGCCGTCAGGATGCCATGACGGAGTTGGAGTTGGCCATCGGCACCAATGTAAATGCCCGCTGGCCCTTCGATTCGCACCAAGGCTTCGCCCGCGGTCCCTTCGCCGATTCTGATCTCAGCAATGCCTTCCATCAATTCCAAGTTTTCGCCCTGCTGAATGGGGTGCCCCACCGTGGGATCCGATTCAATCGAAGGGCTCCAAACACACGCGGTCATCGAGACCAAATGTGGCGATACTGCCACCGACGCGATGTCGACGGGAGGGCGCTGAGAACGCCATTGATTTGCGGTGGACCAAGCCAACGACGCGATCAGCAAATTGCTAGCGACCAGCGCCAACAACCACGGGTTCTTCATCCATCCAGCGAACCGGTCTTCGGGCGCGTCGCCATTTTGGCGAGCCAGCGTTGATTGCGAATCGGCACTTCGAGCAAGCGTCCGCTCTGGGGCCCTGCCCAGTGCCTCAGCGAAGACTTCCGCCATCGCCATCGAGTCTAGATTTCCAGAATCGGTAAAGGCGCCAAGTTGATCAATCAAAGCTGCAGCTTCGTGCGCCCCGCCATCCATCAGGATCAGCGAATTGAGCTGGGCAGTCTCCGTTTCATCCAGAGATTCCGAACACGACTTGAGGATCAATGTTCGCAGGTCTAGCATTTCTTTCGTATCGATTCTCATCAGGCTTCCTCTCGCACGGACCGGTCGACACATTTGGACAATGAACCGTGGACACGACTCAGTTCTCGGTAAATCGCATGGGACGAACGGCCAACGCGACGGGCAATCTCGCTAACGCTCACCGACTCAAAATATCTTTGGCGAATCAGGTCGTGATCCGCCGTCGACAGTTTCTTCATGCAATTTGCTAACGCCGTTCGACGCTCGCTGATTTCTGCCGAGATCGGCTCGGCAGCGAAGGCCAACTGCTCGATGGCCTCGTCGCTGAGGATCTGGATTTTGTTCTTGGATTCTCGAAGCTTCAAAAGTTCGAAGTGCGCGATCCGGCAGGCCCACGCCGTAAAGTTCCCCCCCCCATCGAACTGAGCGAACTTTTGCCATAGGACCATGCACGTTCGTTGAAACACTTCCTCCGCATCGTCATGGCGATTCATCGCAATGACCCGCACGAAAGACATGATCTGACTTGAGTGTGCAGCCAAAAGCCGAACAAATTCGTCTTGTGAGAGTTTGTCTTCGATGATTGAGTCCAAAAAGGCTCGCTGGGACTAGCACAAATATGCCAAGTTCTAGCACGATCATGACACCGTCGTGCAGAAGACAACCCAGCGGCGGCAACTTATTTCGCGCGCTTTCTGGACGGATTGTCAAAAAATGGAGATATCCAGGAAGTTTCGGAGAAAATCAGGAGTTTTAGCGCAAAAGAGCGTGACGGCGGCGGGTAAATACCCGTAGAGGTGCCACTGTGTCGGTGCGGCATCCCAAATCTCTGTCTTTTCTTTTTCGTTCGTTTCGGAGTTTTCAAATGAAGCGTAAGCAATCCGCGTTCACGTTGGTCGAGCTTTTGGTGGTGATTGCCATCATCGGCGTTTTGGTGGGGCTATTGCTGCCCGCCGTTCAGGCCGCACGTGAAGCCGCACGCCGCATGAGCTGCAGCAACAATTTCAAGCAGCTTGGCTTGGCGATGCACAACTACCATTCGGCGTTCAAACGCCTGCCCCAGCACGGGACCGGTACCCAT from Rubripirellula tenax encodes the following:
- a CDS encoding dihydroorotase translates to MTRTVFRNAEVVFPDAVRTATIVVEDGRIVDVAGTPNIQADEVIDCSGLHLMPGVIDDQVHFREPGLTHKEDLETASRACAAGGVTSFLEMPNTKPPAVTVEGVRAKDAIAATKSRVNYGFYIGATPDNVEQLKAATEVPGIKIFIGSSTGNLLVDDQAALERIFGETTLPICAHCEDETTVQANAARLAGTHNIADHSRIRDEAAAMIATRRATDLARRHKHRFHVLHVSTAAELSILADPSPNLTAEICLHHIFFNVDDYPRLGSRIQMNPSIKTKADNDGLWQALLDGTIQVIATDHAPHTLEEKAQPYPDSPSGLPAVENSLALMLNRVASGACTINQVASWMCDAPARVWGIVGKGRIETGYDADLVLVDLKKQRTIRDEEQHTKTKWSPWHGETLTGWPVATYVGGVVAWSDQAGFDETFRGAKLKFDHSRGGFWNTMNGIGPAE
- a CDS encoding 3-keto-disaccharide hydrolase → MKILLTLSLLNCLIFGATACAQETATAQSADTVVLYAGGDLAGWVGRDDLWSAEDGQIVGRTTDEKPIDGNTFLIYEKEEFGNFELTAEFKIEGGNSGIQYRSRVIDEDKFVVSGYQADIDDANKFAGILYEEKARGILALRGETVTIGADGEKTKVRFGDAEKLGNGIHPGKWNDFRVVAAGNHLQHFINGAMTSEVIDEQSDKAAKSGIIALQLHKGPAMTVRFKNIKIRKL
- a CDS encoding sigma-70 family RNA polymerase sigma factor; amino-acid sequence: MAKSIWPSDDRTETLLESARQGDVNAVNTLLERHRAPIRRLVEMRLDRKVQRRVDVSDVVQDVMIEANNRLEKYLDDPVMAFHLWLRQIAWDRIIDTYRRHRVSAKRNMDREQPMSVPAGADHSTMELAIQLCDPALTPAAAATQREITGQVEAVIEQLPDQDREIILMRHYEHLTNLEIAQVLNLNPPAASMRYLRAVRRLRELLEEQQINPADDESDA
- a CDS encoding serine/threonine-protein kinase, yielding MSDDRDQRLADILSEVTDAICRGEIIDIQKVYVEHPDLSGELKRLLGAVLVTDTAGSARDEGIVDDSAASQRWRSLQLPTTVGDYELIEELGRGGMGVVFRARQISLNREVAVKMILRGRLASESDLNRFMAEASATAKLEHSGIVPVYEVGDVDGRPFFSMQLVDGATLAELVADGPLPQRRAAQIVAEIARAIGFAHRHGVLHRDLKPSNILITGDGTAMVTDFGLAKQITDSDELTRSGMLLGTPAYMSPEQASGRRGLMGPASDVYSLGCVLYFALTGRPPFVAESPMELVMLVIEQEPAPPRAIRPNLDRDLEMIAIRCLQKPIDLRYESADALANDLDAYLADEKVAARSGRFGQVVARLFRETHHAAVLENWGILWIWHSIVLLVACMLTWQLDYNGIEQRWIYAAVWTVGLGAWATVFWSMRQRMGPVTFIERQVAHVWGASMIAIGLLFPLEWWLKMPVLSLSPMLGIVSAMVFIVKAGMFNGTFYLQAAALLAVSALMALQPGFAHFWFGLVAWACFFVPGYKYARRRRSYRER
- a CDS encoding LamG domain-containing protein — encoded protein: MRIDTKEMLDLRTLILKSCSESLDETETAQLNSLILMDGGAHEAAALIDQLGAFTDSGNLDSMAMAEVFAEALGRAPERTLARSADSQSTLARQNGDAPEDRFAGWMKNPWLLALVASNLLIASLAWSTANQWRSQRPPVDIASVAVSPHLVSMTACVWSPSIESDPTVGHPIQQGENLELMEGIAEIRIGEGTAGEALVRIEGPAGIYIGADGQLQLRHGILTAKSLGTGSGNVMVDGPIGEVSIDGLSSIGLVSNGMQSELHVFSGRALVRPATMAAFSELCLVDGEAVRFSSQPNGDHLAVMFEASMSSFVSARSSAFDPLRLSDQYAQVVRESKPSVYWRFEGLSGESPYHVANEGSAANMDAALIGEPGWRQYGNNQVCELGRLGSSSGFRSTGLWPPKPLDEYTIEMWVKPELFHHGELLCMHEQLREDDGRYPHSVILETLAQHWKNDLEGLRPNTLRFVHRTPASGVVLEGSNVVADRPYQVRVWQHVAAVKKGDRISVWLDGVLTAQHSDASVLENNMQIVIGQLYLSRAERRFVGQIDEVAIYDRCLTPKELRSHIKAAGRSVAPESFVDSKSE
- a CDS encoding sigma-70 family RNA polymerase sigma factor, translating into MDSIIEDKLSQDEFVRLLAAHSSQIMSFVRVIAMNRHDDAEEVFQRTCMVLWQKFAQFDGGGNFTAWACRIAHFELLKLRESKNKIQILSDEAIEQLAFAAEPISAEISERRTALANCMKKLSTADHDLIRQRYFESVSVSEIARRVGRSSHAIYRELSRVHGSLSKCVDRSVREEA